In one window of Rathayibacter caricis DSM 15933 DNA:
- a CDS encoding mechanosensitive ion channel family protein: MDFPAALQNGLAAVIAFVPLALLFLLILIVGLIVAKLIEKGLSRLLTKVGFDRAVERGGIKKALANSKLDASDIVSKIIYYTLVLFVLQFAFGVFGPNPVSDLLQGIIGFLPKIIVAIIIIVIAAAIAAGAKGLIQNTLGGLSYGKLLGNIVAIFILFLGATAALNQIEVATTVTTPILIAVLAIIAGVIIVGAGGGLIKPMQQRWEAILTKAEAEAPKIQQEAKNAPSVTEQASRAAEAAKQQTGQKTSARRAV, encoded by the coding sequence CTGCTCATCCTCATCGTCGGCCTCATCGTCGCCAAGCTCATCGAGAAGGGCCTCTCGCGCTTGCTGACGAAGGTCGGCTTCGACCGCGCCGTCGAGCGCGGCGGCATCAAGAAGGCGCTCGCGAACTCGAAGCTCGACGCCTCCGACATCGTGTCGAAGATCATCTACTACACGCTCGTGCTGTTCGTGCTCCAGTTCGCGTTCGGTGTCTTCGGCCCGAACCCGGTCAGCGATCTGCTCCAGGGCATCATCGGCTTCCTGCCCAAGATCATCGTCGCGATCATCATCATCGTGATCGCCGCCGCGATCGCCGCGGGTGCCAAGGGGCTCATCCAGAACACCCTGGGCGGACTTTCCTACGGCAAGCTCCTCGGCAACATCGTCGCGATCTTCATCCTGTTCCTCGGAGCCACCGCGGCCCTGAACCAGATCGAGGTCGCCACGACCGTCACCACGCCGATCCTCATCGCCGTGCTCGCGATCATCGCCGGCGTCATCATCGTCGGTGCCGGCGGCGGCCTCATCAAGCCGATGCAGCAGCGCTGGGAGGCGATCCTCACCAAGGCCGAGGCCGAGGCGCCGAAGATCCAGCAGGAGGCGAAGAACGCTCCGTCCGTGACGGAGCAGGCCTCGCGCGCGGCCGAGGCCGCGAAGCAGCAGACCGGTCAGAAGACCAGCGCGCGCCGCGCGGTCTGA
- a CDS encoding YsnF/AvaK domain-containing protein, translating into MSASPETPPSVVLHEERLVVSTRRFATERVRLERVVVTEQRTITVDVRREEIRLVREPLPGDDPLPGDGAAAPVEPVVVILHEERIGITRTVVPVERVTLRVASVAGERDVTAELRREVVDVDRTDI; encoded by the coding sequence ATGAGCGCGTCGCCCGAGACCCCTCCGTCCGTCGTTCTGCACGAGGAGCGACTCGTCGTCTCGACGCGGCGGTTCGCCACCGAGCGCGTCCGGCTCGAGCGCGTCGTCGTCACCGAGCAGCGGACGATCACCGTCGACGTCCGCCGCGAGGAGATCCGGCTCGTGCGAGAGCCGCTGCCCGGCGACGATCCGCTGCCGGGTGACGGAGCCGCCGCGCCTGTCGAGCCGGTCGTCGTGATCCTGCACGAGGAGCGGATCGGGATCACCAGGACCGTCGTGCCGGTCGAGCGGGTGACGCTCCGGGTGGCCTCGGTCGCGGGCGAGCGGGACGTGACCGCGGAGCTGCGGCGCGAGGTGGTGGACGTGGACCGGACGGACATCTGA
- a CDS encoding DNA alkylation repair protein — MDDLIGPEVVERLAASIRAVGPEELPALAAVSDLLDGLRLRQRVDLVRDALLSDLPAGFPAVESLVLDLVEQPLLEGWMIWPVTELVTVRALESGSAEHFDAALALLARLTVGLTGEFAIRDLLIARPERALAVMLTWTDHENEHVRRLATEGSRAFLPWAKRVPWLLANPRATRGVLDASYRDESEYVRRSTANHLNDLSRVDPEIVIETAAGWSADPDANTPRVVRHALRTLLKKGHPEALVLAGFDGGLLRVGRPSLSVDAVPWGGSVQISAEIVNEGGTEATVVIDYSIGFQRADGSVRPKTFRLATRRLAAGERTTVTRTHSFREITTRRYYPGAHSVTVQANGVVSTPVDFVLER; from the coding sequence ATGGACGATCTGATCGGCCCGGAGGTCGTCGAGCGGCTGGCCGCGTCGATCCGGGCGGTGGGTCCGGAGGAGCTGCCGGCGCTCGCCGCGGTGAGCGACTTGCTGGACGGCCTCCGGCTCCGGCAGCGCGTGGACCTCGTGCGCGACGCGCTGCTGAGCGACCTGCCCGCAGGGTTCCCGGCCGTCGAGAGCCTCGTCCTCGACCTCGTCGAGCAGCCGCTCCTCGAGGGCTGGATGATCTGGCCGGTCACCGAGCTCGTCACCGTCCGCGCTCTCGAGAGCGGATCCGCCGAGCACTTCGACGCGGCGCTCGCACTGCTCGCCCGGCTCACCGTCGGCCTGACCGGCGAGTTCGCGATCCGCGACCTGCTGATCGCGCGTCCGGAGCGGGCGCTCGCCGTGATGCTGACCTGGACGGATCACGAGAACGAGCACGTGCGGCGGCTCGCCACCGAGGGCTCGCGCGCCTTCCTGCCCTGGGCGAAGCGCGTGCCGTGGCTGCTCGCGAACCCGCGCGCGACGCGGGGGGTCCTCGACGCCTCCTATCGGGACGAGTCCGAGTACGTGCGCCGCTCGACGGCCAACCACCTCAACGACCTCAGTCGCGTCGATCCGGAGATCGTGATCGAGACGGCTGCGGGCTGGTCGGCGGACCCGGACGCGAACACGCCGCGGGTGGTGCGCCACGCACTCAGGACCCTGCTGAAGAAGGGCCATCCGGAAGCGCTCGTCCTCGCCGGCTTCGACGGCGGACTGCTGCGGGTCGGCCGCCCGAGTCTCTCCGTCGACGCGGTGCCCTGGGGCGGCTCCGTCCAGATCTCCGCCGAGATCGTCAACGAGGGCGGGACGGAGGCGACGGTCGTCATCGACTACTCGATCGGCTTTCAACGGGCCGACGGCTCCGTCCGGCCCAAGACCTTCCGGCTCGCGACCCGGCGCCTCGCTGCGGGCGAGAGGACGACCGTGACCCGGACGCACTCGTTCCGCGAGATCACGACGCGGCGGTACTACCCGGGCGCCCACTCCGTCACCGTGCAGGCGAACGGGGTGGTGTCGACGCCGGTCGACTTCGTGCTGGAGCGCTGA
- a CDS encoding TerC family protein, with the protein MQVTPAVWLITIAVTIAFFVYEFFVHVRKPHEPTIGESARWSAFYIGLALLFGVGIGVVADWRYGGEYFAGYLTEKALSLDNLFIFLIIMSGFAVPKKYQQKVLMIGIVIALIMRGAFIAVGAALIENFSWVFYLFGALLFVLAYQQIKGDHGDPSNNAFMRLVRRILPVTDEYHGDKLTVKKDGKRFVTPMLLTIVAIGFIDLVFALDSIPAIYGLTSEAYIVFTANAFALMGLRQLFFLIGGLLERLVYLSQGLAVILAFIAVKLVFHALHVNEVPFINGGEPLLWVPEIPIWFSLTFIGATIAVATIASLLKTRGDRGKSDRASVEGEPIETAKDVDSRTDA; encoded by the coding sequence TCACCCCCGCCGTCTGGCTGATCACGATCGCCGTGACGATCGCCTTCTTCGTCTACGAGTTCTTCGTCCACGTGAGGAAGCCCCACGAACCGACCATCGGCGAATCCGCCCGCTGGTCGGCCTTCTACATCGGCCTCGCGCTGCTGTTCGGCGTCGGTATCGGCGTCGTCGCCGACTGGCGCTACGGCGGCGAGTACTTCGCCGGCTACCTGACCGAGAAGGCGCTGTCGCTCGACAACCTCTTCATCTTCCTCATCATCATGAGCGGCTTCGCGGTGCCGAAGAAGTACCAGCAGAAGGTGCTGATGATCGGCATCGTCATCGCGCTGATCATGCGCGGAGCCTTCATCGCCGTCGGTGCGGCGCTGATCGAGAACTTCTCGTGGGTCTTCTACCTGTTCGGCGCCCTGCTCTTCGTCCTCGCCTACCAGCAGATCAAGGGCGACCACGGCGACCCGTCGAACAACGCCTTCATGCGCCTGGTGCGCCGCATCCTCCCCGTCACGGACGAGTACCACGGCGACAAGCTGACCGTGAAGAAGGACGGCAAGCGCTTCGTCACTCCGATGCTGCTGACGATCGTCGCGATCGGCTTCATCGACCTCGTCTTCGCGCTCGACTCGATCCCCGCGATCTACGGCCTGACCAGCGAGGCCTACATCGTGTTCACCGCGAACGCCTTCGCGCTGATGGGTCTGCGCCAGCTGTTCTTCCTCATCGGCGGACTGCTCGAGCGCCTCGTCTACCTCAGCCAGGGCCTCGCCGTGATCCTCGCGTTCATCGCCGTGAAGCTCGTGTTCCACGCCCTGCACGTCAACGAGGTGCCCTTCATCAACGGCGGCGAGCCGCTGCTGTGGGTGCCCGAGATCCCGATCTGGTTCTCGCTCACCTTCATCGGAGCGACGATCGCCGTCGCCACGATCGCGAGCCTGCTCAAGACCCGCGGCGACCGGGGCAAGTCCGACCGCGCGAGCGTCGAGGGCGAGCCGATCGAGACCGCGAAGGACGTCGACTCGCGCACCGACGCGTAG